One segment of Panicum virgatum strain AP13 chromosome 3K, P.virgatum_v5, whole genome shotgun sequence DNA contains the following:
- the LOC120699415 gene encoding uncharacterized protein LOC120699415, translated as MDFRSRVKAFLVALTLSMVALLPNMYTCLSAFIMKSLPSLVSAVVTPKCLFVLSNIIVVFLVSESKLSRSRSEPLNVVDDNIAAREESVLHGCQKQEVLVTEALLPASPENTNQGLERRMVMGVGEEQYAADVNEVVKMDRCEDEVIHSGLYQVDEVQEEVEELVSAGVGQDCSAEEELEERGLPPADELKQRVEDFIARFNMERQLEAQMLLCCC; from the exons ATGGATTTTAGAAGCCGGGTGAAGGCC TTTCTTGTTGCCCTTACCTTGTCCATGGTAGCTTTATTGCCTAACATGTACACCTGCCTAAGCGCCTTCATCATGAAGTCCCTCCCTTCTCTCGTCTCAGCTGTTGTCACACCCAAGTGTCTCTTTGTCTTGTCCAACATTATCGTGGTCTTCCTCGTCAGCGAGTCCAAGCTCTCACGGAGCCGCAGCGAGCCACTGAACGTCGTCGATGATAACATTGCTGCAAGGGAAGAGAGCGTGCTACATGGTTGTCAGAAGCAGGAGGTGCTGGTGACAGAGGCATTGCTGCCGGCGAGCCCTGAAAATACCAACCAAGGACTAGAGAGGAGAATGGTAATGGGAGTAGGAGAAGAGCAGTATGCTGCAGATGTTAATGAAGTTGTGAAGATGGATCGGTGTGAGGATGAAGTTATTCATTCAGGTTTATATCAGGTAGATGAAGTCCAGGAAGAAGTGGAAGAATTGGTGAGCGCAGGGGTAGGACAAGACTGCTCAGCAGAGGAGGAACTGGAAGAGAGGGGCCTGCCGCCGGCCGACGAGCTGAAGCAGCGCGTGGAGGACTTCATCGCGAGGTTCAACATGGAGAGGCAGCTAGAGGCACAGATGCTGCTATGCTGCTGCTGA